One window from the genome of Mastacembelus armatus chromosome 18, fMasArm1.2, whole genome shotgun sequence encodes:
- the LOC113139424 gene encoding coronin-2B-like isoform X3, protein MFSGREASDSYRTESEMSWRSSFHCSKFRHVFGKPATKEHSYDGVPITRSVHDNHYCSANPCFIAVVTECAGGGSFLVLPVHHTGRVDPQHPRVCGHSGRVLDVKWNPFDDHCIASCSEDCTVKIWDIPACGVQQNLTKARKTLIGHSRRVGLIEWHPTAENLLLSSAYDYKVLLWDVSQVGAVIRSPVRIVLRPIHHRYPSETLLLSVCFNCDGSRLAVTCKDRRIRVLDPRTGKILQVSCSKSHRASKVLYLGGLKMLLSTGCSPWNHRQVVLWDLDDLSEPLLEEDLDGSAGVLFPFYDPDTHMLYLAGKGDGNIRCYELSAEKPYLSFLMEYRSLLPQKGLGVMPKRGLDVSTCEVFRFYRLIAVKDLVEPLSMIVPRKESGIFQEDLYPLTAGNQAAMTAQEWLSGINRGPVLMSLEPGTHVTNPYPEIPARKRLVRQLSSLRFQTDPPVGAVTRANLVLMEEQLVISLEAFLKEQLAYQDAKYPRDLSDLSGWQPDETQIPLWTYCSTPHCCEPVERPPPPTEGELLQAFYRQQDEIRGLREEINQKDVKIAQLHLEIRNTRNNMRATF, encoded by the exons ATGTTTTCAGGAAGAGAAGCCAGTGATTCCTACAGGACTGAGTCTGAG ATGTCGTGGCGTTCATCTTTCCACTGCTCCAAGTTTCGTCACGTGTTCGGAAAGCCGGCCACCAAGGAGCACAGCTACGACGGGGTGCCAATCACACGCAGCGTCCACGACAACCACTACTGCTCAGCGAATCCCTGCTTCATCGCCGTGGTGACAGAGTGCGCCGGGGGCGGGTCCTTTTTGGTGCTGCCCGTCcatcat ACAGGCAGGGTGGACCCTCAGCACCCGAGGGTGTGTGGCCACAGCGGCAGGGTTCTGGACGTTAAGTGGAACCCGTTTGATGATCACTGCATCGCCTCGTGCTCAGAGGACTGcact GTGAAGATCTGGGACATCCCAGCCTGTGGCGTCCAACAGAATTTAACCAAGGCCAGGAAGACTCTGATTGGTCACTCCAGGAGGGTGGGGCTTATCGAGTGGCACCCAACAGCTGAAAACCTGCTGCTTAGCTCCGCCTATGACTACAAG GTGCTCCTCTGGGACGTGTCTCAGGTAGGTGCAGTAATCAGGTCCCCGGTCCGGATTGTTCTGAGGCCAATCCACCACCGGTACCCGTCTGAGACGCTGCTGCTTTCAGTCTGCTTCAACTGCGACGGCAGCAGGCTGGCGGTCACATGCAAAGACAGACGGATTAGAGTGTTGGATCCACGGACTGGAAAAATTTTACAG gtgtcctgcagtaaatcccaCAGAGCCAGTAAAGTTTTATACCTGGGAGGGTTGAAAATGCTGCTGTCCACCGGCTGCTCACCCTGGAACCACAGACAGGTCGTCCTCTGGGACCTC gatgACTTATCTGAACCTCTGCTTGAAGAAGATTTGGATGGATCAGCAGGAGTTCTCTTCCCGTTCTATGACccggacacacacatgctgtaccTGGCTGGAAAG GGTGATGGGAACATCAGGTGCTATGAGCTGAGTGCTGAGAAACCTTACCTGAGCTTCCTGATGGAGTACAGGTCGCTGCTGCCACAGAAAGGCCTGG GGGTGATGCCGAAGCGCGGCCTGGACGTGAGCACCTGTGAAGTTTTCAGATTTTATCGCCTCATCGCTGTCAAAGACCTCGTGGAGCCACTGTCAATGATCGTACCAAGAAAAGAG TCTGGTATTTTCCAGGAGGATCTGTATCCACTGACAGCTGGAAACCAGGCGGCCATGACGGCTCAAGAGTGGCTGTCAGGGATCAACAGGG GGCCGGTGCTGATGTCCCTGGAGCCTGGGACTCATGTAACCAACCCATACCCAGAAATCCCTGCTAGGAAGAGGCTGGTGAGGCAGCTGAGCTCTCTGAGGTTCCAGACGGACCCACCTGTTGGTGCAGTGACTCGGGCAAACCTGGTCTTGATGGAAGAG CAGCTCGTTATCTCTCTCGAGGCCTTCCTCAAGGAGCAGCTGGCCTACCAGGACGCCAAGTACCCCCGAGATTTGAGCGACCTCTCAGGGTGGCAGCCCGACGAGACCCAGATCCCACTGTGGACGTACTGCAGCACGCCACACTGCTGCGAGCCCGTCGAGAGACCGCCACCGCCAACCGAGGGCGAG CTCCTGCAAGCATTTTACAGGCAGCAAGACGAGATCAGAGGCCTGAGAGAAGAGATCAACCAGAAAGAC gtgaaaatCGCTCAGCTGCATCTGGAGATCAGAAACACCAGAAACAACATGAGGGCGACTTTCTGA
- the LOC113139424 gene encoding coronin-2B-like isoform X6, producing MFSGREASDSYRTESEMSWRSSFHCSKFRHVFGKPATKEHSYDGVPITRSVHDNHYCSANPCFIAVVTECAGGGSFLVLPVHHTGRVDPQHPRVCGHSGRVLDVKWNPFDDHCIASCSEDCTVKIWDIPACGVQQNLTKARKTLIGHSRRVGLIEWHPTAENLLLSSAYDYKVLLWDVSQVGAVIRSPVRIVLRPIHHRYPSETLLLSVCFNCDGSRLAVTCKDRRIRVLDPRTGKILQVSCSKSHRASKVLYLGGLKMLLSTGCSPWNHRQVVLWDLDDLSEPLLEEDLDGSAGVLFPFYDPDTHMLYLAGKGDGNIRCYELSAEKPYLSFLMEYRSLLPQKGLGVMPKRGLDVSTCEVFRFYRLIAVKDLVEPLSMIVPRKESGIFQEDLYPLTAGNQAAMTAQEWLSGINRGPVLMSLEPGTHVTNPYPEIPARKRLVRQLSSLRFQTDPPVGAVTRANLVLMEEAFLKEQLAYQDAKYPRDLSDLSGWQPDETQIPLWTYCSTPHCCEPVERPPPPTEGELLQAFYRQQDEIRGLREEINQKDVKIAQLHLEIRNTRNNMRATF from the exons ATGTTTTCAGGAAGAGAAGCCAGTGATTCCTACAGGACTGAGTCTGAG ATGTCGTGGCGTTCATCTTTCCACTGCTCCAAGTTTCGTCACGTGTTCGGAAAGCCGGCCACCAAGGAGCACAGCTACGACGGGGTGCCAATCACACGCAGCGTCCACGACAACCACTACTGCTCAGCGAATCCCTGCTTCATCGCCGTGGTGACAGAGTGCGCCGGGGGCGGGTCCTTTTTGGTGCTGCCCGTCcatcat ACAGGCAGGGTGGACCCTCAGCACCCGAGGGTGTGTGGCCACAGCGGCAGGGTTCTGGACGTTAAGTGGAACCCGTTTGATGATCACTGCATCGCCTCGTGCTCAGAGGACTGcact GTGAAGATCTGGGACATCCCAGCCTGTGGCGTCCAACAGAATTTAACCAAGGCCAGGAAGACTCTGATTGGTCACTCCAGGAGGGTGGGGCTTATCGAGTGGCACCCAACAGCTGAAAACCTGCTGCTTAGCTCCGCCTATGACTACAAG GTGCTCCTCTGGGACGTGTCTCAGGTAGGTGCAGTAATCAGGTCCCCGGTCCGGATTGTTCTGAGGCCAATCCACCACCGGTACCCGTCTGAGACGCTGCTGCTTTCAGTCTGCTTCAACTGCGACGGCAGCAGGCTGGCGGTCACATGCAAAGACAGACGGATTAGAGTGTTGGATCCACGGACTGGAAAAATTTTACAG gtgtcctgcagtaaatcccaCAGAGCCAGTAAAGTTTTATACCTGGGAGGGTTGAAAATGCTGCTGTCCACCGGCTGCTCACCCTGGAACCACAGACAGGTCGTCCTCTGGGACCTC gatgACTTATCTGAACCTCTGCTTGAAGAAGATTTGGATGGATCAGCAGGAGTTCTCTTCCCGTTCTATGACccggacacacacatgctgtaccTGGCTGGAAAG GGTGATGGGAACATCAGGTGCTATGAGCTGAGTGCTGAGAAACCTTACCTGAGCTTCCTGATGGAGTACAGGTCGCTGCTGCCACAGAAAGGCCTGG GGGTGATGCCGAAGCGCGGCCTGGACGTGAGCACCTGTGAAGTTTTCAGATTTTATCGCCTCATCGCTGTCAAAGACCTCGTGGAGCCACTGTCAATGATCGTACCAAGAAAAGAG TCTGGTATTTTCCAGGAGGATCTGTATCCACTGACAGCTGGAAACCAGGCGGCCATGACGGCTCAAGAGTGGCTGTCAGGGATCAACAGGG GGCCGGTGCTGATGTCCCTGGAGCCTGGGACTCATGTAACCAACCCATACCCAGAAATCCCTGCTAGGAAGAGGCTGGTGAGGCAGCTGAGCTCTCTGAGGTTCCAGACGGACCCACCTGTTGGTGCAGTGACTCGGGCAAACCTGGTCTTGATGGAAGAG GCCTTCCTCAAGGAGCAGCTGGCCTACCAGGACGCCAAGTACCCCCGAGATTTGAGCGACCTCTCAGGGTGGCAGCCCGACGAGACCCAGATCCCACTGTGGACGTACTGCAGCACGCCACACTGCTGCGAGCCCGTCGAGAGACCGCCACCGCCAACCGAGGGCGAG CTCCTGCAAGCATTTTACAGGCAGCAAGACGAGATCAGAGGCCTGAGAGAAGAGATCAACCAGAAAGAC gtgaaaatCGCTCAGCTGCATCTGGAGATCAGAAACACCAGAAACAACATGAGGGCGACTTTCTGA
- the LOC113139424 gene encoding coronin-2B-like isoform X8: MFSGREASDSYRTESEMSWRSSFHCSKFRHVFGKPATKEHSYDGVPITRSVHDNHYCSANPCFIAVVTECAGGGSFLVLPVHHTGRVDPQHPRVCGHSGRVLDVKWNPFDDHCIASCSEDCTVKIWDIPACGVQQNLTKARKTLIGHSRRVGLIEWHPTAENLLLSSAYDYKVLLWDVSQVGAVIRSPVRIVLRPIHHRYPSETLLLSVCFNCDGSRLAVTCKDRRIRVLDPRTGKILQDDLSEPLLEEDLDGSAGVLFPFYDPDTHMLYLAGKGDGNIRCYELSAEKPYLSFLMEYRSLLPQKGLGVMPKRGLDVSTCEVFRFYRLIAVKDLVEPLSMIVPRKESGIFQEDLYPLTAGNQAAMTAQEWLSGINRGPVLMSLEPGTHVTNPYPEIPARKRLVRQLSSLRFQTDPPVGAVTRANLVLMEEQLVISLEAFLKEQLAYQDAKYPRDLSDLSGWQPDETQIPLWTYCSTPHCCEPVERPPPPTEGELLQAFYRQQDEIRGLREEINQKDVKIAQLHLEIRNTRNNMRATF, encoded by the exons ATGTTTTCAGGAAGAGAAGCCAGTGATTCCTACAGGACTGAGTCTGAG ATGTCGTGGCGTTCATCTTTCCACTGCTCCAAGTTTCGTCACGTGTTCGGAAAGCCGGCCACCAAGGAGCACAGCTACGACGGGGTGCCAATCACACGCAGCGTCCACGACAACCACTACTGCTCAGCGAATCCCTGCTTCATCGCCGTGGTGACAGAGTGCGCCGGGGGCGGGTCCTTTTTGGTGCTGCCCGTCcatcat ACAGGCAGGGTGGACCCTCAGCACCCGAGGGTGTGTGGCCACAGCGGCAGGGTTCTGGACGTTAAGTGGAACCCGTTTGATGATCACTGCATCGCCTCGTGCTCAGAGGACTGcact GTGAAGATCTGGGACATCCCAGCCTGTGGCGTCCAACAGAATTTAACCAAGGCCAGGAAGACTCTGATTGGTCACTCCAGGAGGGTGGGGCTTATCGAGTGGCACCCAACAGCTGAAAACCTGCTGCTTAGCTCCGCCTATGACTACAAG GTGCTCCTCTGGGACGTGTCTCAGGTAGGTGCAGTAATCAGGTCCCCGGTCCGGATTGTTCTGAGGCCAATCCACCACCGGTACCCGTCTGAGACGCTGCTGCTTTCAGTCTGCTTCAACTGCGACGGCAGCAGGCTGGCGGTCACATGCAAAGACAGACGGATTAGAGTGTTGGATCCACGGACTGGAAAAATTTTACAG gatgACTTATCTGAACCTCTGCTTGAAGAAGATTTGGATGGATCAGCAGGAGTTCTCTTCCCGTTCTATGACccggacacacacatgctgtaccTGGCTGGAAAG GGTGATGGGAACATCAGGTGCTATGAGCTGAGTGCTGAGAAACCTTACCTGAGCTTCCTGATGGAGTACAGGTCGCTGCTGCCACAGAAAGGCCTGG GGGTGATGCCGAAGCGCGGCCTGGACGTGAGCACCTGTGAAGTTTTCAGATTTTATCGCCTCATCGCTGTCAAAGACCTCGTGGAGCCACTGTCAATGATCGTACCAAGAAAAGAG TCTGGTATTTTCCAGGAGGATCTGTATCCACTGACAGCTGGAAACCAGGCGGCCATGACGGCTCAAGAGTGGCTGTCAGGGATCAACAGGG GGCCGGTGCTGATGTCCCTGGAGCCTGGGACTCATGTAACCAACCCATACCCAGAAATCCCTGCTAGGAAGAGGCTGGTGAGGCAGCTGAGCTCTCTGAGGTTCCAGACGGACCCACCTGTTGGTGCAGTGACTCGGGCAAACCTGGTCTTGATGGAAGAG CAGCTCGTTATCTCTCTCGAGGCCTTCCTCAAGGAGCAGCTGGCCTACCAGGACGCCAAGTACCCCCGAGATTTGAGCGACCTCTCAGGGTGGCAGCCCGACGAGACCCAGATCCCACTGTGGACGTACTGCAGCACGCCACACTGCTGCGAGCCCGTCGAGAGACCGCCACCGCCAACCGAGGGCGAG CTCCTGCAAGCATTTTACAGGCAGCAAGACGAGATCAGAGGCCTGAGAGAAGAGATCAACCAGAAAGAC gtgaaaatCGCTCAGCTGCATCTGGAGATCAGAAACACCAGAAACAACATGAGGGCGACTTTCTGA
- the LOC113139424 gene encoding coronin-2B-like isoform X1 gives MFSGREASDSYRTESEMSWRSSFHCSKFRHVFGKPATKEHSYDGVPITRSVHDNHYCSANPCFIAVVTECAGGGSFLVLPVHHTGRVDPQHPRVCGHSGRVLDVKWNPFDDHCIASCSEDCTVKIWDIPACGVQQNLTKARKTLIGHSRRVGLIEWHPTAENLLLSSAYDYKVLLWDVSQVGAVIRSPVRIVLRPIHHRYPSETLLLSVCFNCDGSRLAVTCKDRRIRVLDPRTGKILQVSCSKSHRASKVLYLGGLKMLLSTGCSPWNHRQVVLWDLVRDNHSIDDLSEPLLEEDLDGSAGVLFPFYDPDTHMLYLAGKGDGNIRCYELSAEKPYLSFLMEYRSLLPQKGLGVMPKRGLDVSTCEVFRFYRLIAVKDLVEPLSMIVPRKESGIFQEDLYPLTAGNQAAMTAQEWLSGINRGPVLMSLEPGTHVTNPYPEIPARKRLVRQLSSLRFQTDPPVGAVTRANLVLMEEQLVISLEAFLKEQLAYQDAKYPRDLSDLSGWQPDETQIPLWTYCSTPHCCEPVERPPPPTEGELLQAFYRQQDEIRGLREEINQKDVKIAQLHLEIRNTRNNMRATF, from the exons ATGTTTTCAGGAAGAGAAGCCAGTGATTCCTACAGGACTGAGTCTGAG ATGTCGTGGCGTTCATCTTTCCACTGCTCCAAGTTTCGTCACGTGTTCGGAAAGCCGGCCACCAAGGAGCACAGCTACGACGGGGTGCCAATCACACGCAGCGTCCACGACAACCACTACTGCTCAGCGAATCCCTGCTTCATCGCCGTGGTGACAGAGTGCGCCGGGGGCGGGTCCTTTTTGGTGCTGCCCGTCcatcat ACAGGCAGGGTGGACCCTCAGCACCCGAGGGTGTGTGGCCACAGCGGCAGGGTTCTGGACGTTAAGTGGAACCCGTTTGATGATCACTGCATCGCCTCGTGCTCAGAGGACTGcact GTGAAGATCTGGGACATCCCAGCCTGTGGCGTCCAACAGAATTTAACCAAGGCCAGGAAGACTCTGATTGGTCACTCCAGGAGGGTGGGGCTTATCGAGTGGCACCCAACAGCTGAAAACCTGCTGCTTAGCTCCGCCTATGACTACAAG GTGCTCCTCTGGGACGTGTCTCAGGTAGGTGCAGTAATCAGGTCCCCGGTCCGGATTGTTCTGAGGCCAATCCACCACCGGTACCCGTCTGAGACGCTGCTGCTTTCAGTCTGCTTCAACTGCGACGGCAGCAGGCTGGCGGTCACATGCAAAGACAGACGGATTAGAGTGTTGGATCCACGGACTGGAAAAATTTTACAG gtgtcctgcagtaaatcccaCAGAGCCAGTAAAGTTTTATACCTGGGAGGGTTGAAAATGCTGCTGTCCACCGGCTGCTCACCCTGGAACCACAGACAGGTCGTCCTCTGGGACCTCGTAAGAGACAATCACAGCATC gatgACTTATCTGAACCTCTGCTTGAAGAAGATTTGGATGGATCAGCAGGAGTTCTCTTCCCGTTCTATGACccggacacacacatgctgtaccTGGCTGGAAAG GGTGATGGGAACATCAGGTGCTATGAGCTGAGTGCTGAGAAACCTTACCTGAGCTTCCTGATGGAGTACAGGTCGCTGCTGCCACAGAAAGGCCTGG GGGTGATGCCGAAGCGCGGCCTGGACGTGAGCACCTGTGAAGTTTTCAGATTTTATCGCCTCATCGCTGTCAAAGACCTCGTGGAGCCACTGTCAATGATCGTACCAAGAAAAGAG TCTGGTATTTTCCAGGAGGATCTGTATCCACTGACAGCTGGAAACCAGGCGGCCATGACGGCTCAAGAGTGGCTGTCAGGGATCAACAGGG GGCCGGTGCTGATGTCCCTGGAGCCTGGGACTCATGTAACCAACCCATACCCAGAAATCCCTGCTAGGAAGAGGCTGGTGAGGCAGCTGAGCTCTCTGAGGTTCCAGACGGACCCACCTGTTGGTGCAGTGACTCGGGCAAACCTGGTCTTGATGGAAGAG CAGCTCGTTATCTCTCTCGAGGCCTTCCTCAAGGAGCAGCTGGCCTACCAGGACGCCAAGTACCCCCGAGATTTGAGCGACCTCTCAGGGTGGCAGCCCGACGAGACCCAGATCCCACTGTGGACGTACTGCAGCACGCCACACTGCTGCGAGCCCGTCGAGAGACCGCCACCGCCAACCGAGGGCGAG CTCCTGCAAGCATTTTACAGGCAGCAAGACGAGATCAGAGGCCTGAGAGAAGAGATCAACCAGAAAGAC gtgaaaatCGCTCAGCTGCATCTGGAGATCAGAAACACCAGAAACAACATGAGGGCGACTTTCTGA
- the LOC113139424 gene encoding coronin-2B-like isoform X2 yields the protein MFSGREASDSYRTESEMSWRSSFHCSKFRHVFGKPATKEHSYDGVPITRSVHDNHYCSANPCFIAVVTECAGGGSFLVLPVHHTGRVDPQHPRVCGHSGRVLDVKWNPFDDHCIASCSEDCTVKIWDIPACGVQQNLTKARKTLIGHSRRVGLIEWHPTAENLLLSSAYDYKVLLWDVSQVGAVIRSPVRIVLRPIHHRYPSETLLLSVCFNCDGSRLAVTCKDRRIRVLDPRTGKILQVSCSKSHRASKVLYLGGLKMLLSTGCSPWNHRQVVLWDLVRDNHSIDDLSEPLLEEDLDGSAGVLFPFYDPDTHMLYLAGKGDGNIRCYELSAEKPYLSFLMEYRSLLPQKGLGVMPKRGLDVSTCEVFRFYRLIAVKDLVEPLSMIVPRKESGIFQEDLYPLTAGNQAAMTAQEWLSGINRGPVLMSLEPGTHVTNPYPEIPARKRLVRQLSSLRFQTDPPVGAVTRANLVLMEELVISLEAFLKEQLAYQDAKYPRDLSDLSGWQPDETQIPLWTYCSTPHCCEPVERPPPPTEGELLQAFYRQQDEIRGLREEINQKDVKIAQLHLEIRNTRNNMRATF from the exons ATGTTTTCAGGAAGAGAAGCCAGTGATTCCTACAGGACTGAGTCTGAG ATGTCGTGGCGTTCATCTTTCCACTGCTCCAAGTTTCGTCACGTGTTCGGAAAGCCGGCCACCAAGGAGCACAGCTACGACGGGGTGCCAATCACACGCAGCGTCCACGACAACCACTACTGCTCAGCGAATCCCTGCTTCATCGCCGTGGTGACAGAGTGCGCCGGGGGCGGGTCCTTTTTGGTGCTGCCCGTCcatcat ACAGGCAGGGTGGACCCTCAGCACCCGAGGGTGTGTGGCCACAGCGGCAGGGTTCTGGACGTTAAGTGGAACCCGTTTGATGATCACTGCATCGCCTCGTGCTCAGAGGACTGcact GTGAAGATCTGGGACATCCCAGCCTGTGGCGTCCAACAGAATTTAACCAAGGCCAGGAAGACTCTGATTGGTCACTCCAGGAGGGTGGGGCTTATCGAGTGGCACCCAACAGCTGAAAACCTGCTGCTTAGCTCCGCCTATGACTACAAG GTGCTCCTCTGGGACGTGTCTCAGGTAGGTGCAGTAATCAGGTCCCCGGTCCGGATTGTTCTGAGGCCAATCCACCACCGGTACCCGTCTGAGACGCTGCTGCTTTCAGTCTGCTTCAACTGCGACGGCAGCAGGCTGGCGGTCACATGCAAAGACAGACGGATTAGAGTGTTGGATCCACGGACTGGAAAAATTTTACAG gtgtcctgcagtaaatcccaCAGAGCCAGTAAAGTTTTATACCTGGGAGGGTTGAAAATGCTGCTGTCCACCGGCTGCTCACCCTGGAACCACAGACAGGTCGTCCTCTGGGACCTCGTAAGAGACAATCACAGCATC gatgACTTATCTGAACCTCTGCTTGAAGAAGATTTGGATGGATCAGCAGGAGTTCTCTTCCCGTTCTATGACccggacacacacatgctgtaccTGGCTGGAAAG GGTGATGGGAACATCAGGTGCTATGAGCTGAGTGCTGAGAAACCTTACCTGAGCTTCCTGATGGAGTACAGGTCGCTGCTGCCACAGAAAGGCCTGG GGGTGATGCCGAAGCGCGGCCTGGACGTGAGCACCTGTGAAGTTTTCAGATTTTATCGCCTCATCGCTGTCAAAGACCTCGTGGAGCCACTGTCAATGATCGTACCAAGAAAAGAG TCTGGTATTTTCCAGGAGGATCTGTATCCACTGACAGCTGGAAACCAGGCGGCCATGACGGCTCAAGAGTGGCTGTCAGGGATCAACAGGG GGCCGGTGCTGATGTCCCTGGAGCCTGGGACTCATGTAACCAACCCATACCCAGAAATCCCTGCTAGGAAGAGGCTGGTGAGGCAGCTGAGCTCTCTGAGGTTCCAGACGGACCCACCTGTTGGTGCAGTGACTCGGGCAAACCTGGTCTTGATGGAAGAG CTCGTTATCTCTCTCGAGGCCTTCCTCAAGGAGCAGCTGGCCTACCAGGACGCCAAGTACCCCCGAGATTTGAGCGACCTCTCAGGGTGGCAGCCCGACGAGACCCAGATCCCACTGTGGACGTACTGCAGCACGCCACACTGCTGCGAGCCCGTCGAGAGACCGCCACCGCCAACCGAGGGCGAG CTCCTGCAAGCATTTTACAGGCAGCAAGACGAGATCAGAGGCCTGAGAGAAGAGATCAACCAGAAAGAC gtgaaaatCGCTCAGCTGCATCTGGAGATCAGAAACACCAGAAACAACATGAGGGCGACTTTCTGA
- the LOC113139424 gene encoding coronin-2B-like isoform X4 has product MFSGREASDSYRTESEMSWRSSFHCSKFRHVFGKPATKEHSYDGVPITRSVHDNHYCSANPCFIAVVTECAGGGSFLVLPVHHTGRVDPQHPRVCGHSGRVLDVKWNPFDDHCIASCSEDCTVKIWDIPACGVQQNLTKARKTLIGHSRRVGLIEWHPTAENLLLSSAYDYKVLLWDVSQVGAVIRSPVRIVLRPIHHRYPSETLLLSVCFNCDGSRLAVTCKDRRIRVLDPRTGKILQVSCSKSHRASKVLYLGGLKMLLSTGCSPWNHRQVVLWDLVRDNHSIDDLSEPLLEEDLDGSAGVLFPFYDPDTHMLYLAGKGDGNIRCYELSAEKPYLSFLMEYRSLLPQKGLGVMPKRGLDVSTCEVFRFYRLIAVKDLVEPLSMIVPRKESGIFQEDLYPLTAGNQAAMTAQEWLSGINRGPVLMSLEPGTHVTNPYPEIPARKRLVRQLSSLRFQTDPPVGAVTRANLVLMEEAFLKEQLAYQDAKYPRDLSDLSGWQPDETQIPLWTYCSTPHCCEPVERPPPPTEGELLQAFYRQQDEIRGLREEINQKDVKIAQLHLEIRNTRNNMRATF; this is encoded by the exons ATGTTTTCAGGAAGAGAAGCCAGTGATTCCTACAGGACTGAGTCTGAG ATGTCGTGGCGTTCATCTTTCCACTGCTCCAAGTTTCGTCACGTGTTCGGAAAGCCGGCCACCAAGGAGCACAGCTACGACGGGGTGCCAATCACACGCAGCGTCCACGACAACCACTACTGCTCAGCGAATCCCTGCTTCATCGCCGTGGTGACAGAGTGCGCCGGGGGCGGGTCCTTTTTGGTGCTGCCCGTCcatcat ACAGGCAGGGTGGACCCTCAGCACCCGAGGGTGTGTGGCCACAGCGGCAGGGTTCTGGACGTTAAGTGGAACCCGTTTGATGATCACTGCATCGCCTCGTGCTCAGAGGACTGcact GTGAAGATCTGGGACATCCCAGCCTGTGGCGTCCAACAGAATTTAACCAAGGCCAGGAAGACTCTGATTGGTCACTCCAGGAGGGTGGGGCTTATCGAGTGGCACCCAACAGCTGAAAACCTGCTGCTTAGCTCCGCCTATGACTACAAG GTGCTCCTCTGGGACGTGTCTCAGGTAGGTGCAGTAATCAGGTCCCCGGTCCGGATTGTTCTGAGGCCAATCCACCACCGGTACCCGTCTGAGACGCTGCTGCTTTCAGTCTGCTTCAACTGCGACGGCAGCAGGCTGGCGGTCACATGCAAAGACAGACGGATTAGAGTGTTGGATCCACGGACTGGAAAAATTTTACAG gtgtcctgcagtaaatcccaCAGAGCCAGTAAAGTTTTATACCTGGGAGGGTTGAAAATGCTGCTGTCCACCGGCTGCTCACCCTGGAACCACAGACAGGTCGTCCTCTGGGACCTCGTAAGAGACAATCACAGCATC gatgACTTATCTGAACCTCTGCTTGAAGAAGATTTGGATGGATCAGCAGGAGTTCTCTTCCCGTTCTATGACccggacacacacatgctgtaccTGGCTGGAAAG GGTGATGGGAACATCAGGTGCTATGAGCTGAGTGCTGAGAAACCTTACCTGAGCTTCCTGATGGAGTACAGGTCGCTGCTGCCACAGAAAGGCCTGG GGGTGATGCCGAAGCGCGGCCTGGACGTGAGCACCTGTGAAGTTTTCAGATTTTATCGCCTCATCGCTGTCAAAGACCTCGTGGAGCCACTGTCAATGATCGTACCAAGAAAAGAG TCTGGTATTTTCCAGGAGGATCTGTATCCACTGACAGCTGGAAACCAGGCGGCCATGACGGCTCAAGAGTGGCTGTCAGGGATCAACAGGG GGCCGGTGCTGATGTCCCTGGAGCCTGGGACTCATGTAACCAACCCATACCCAGAAATCCCTGCTAGGAAGAGGCTGGTGAGGCAGCTGAGCTCTCTGAGGTTCCAGACGGACCCACCTGTTGGTGCAGTGACTCGGGCAAACCTGGTCTTGATGGAAGAG GCCTTCCTCAAGGAGCAGCTGGCCTACCAGGACGCCAAGTACCCCCGAGATTTGAGCGACCTCTCAGGGTGGCAGCCCGACGAGACCCAGATCCCACTGTGGACGTACTGCAGCACGCCACACTGCTGCGAGCCCGTCGAGAGACCGCCACCGCCAACCGAGGGCGAG CTCCTGCAAGCATTTTACAGGCAGCAAGACGAGATCAGAGGCCTGAGAGAAGAGATCAACCAGAAAGAC gtgaaaatCGCTCAGCTGCATCTGGAGATCAGAAACACCAGAAACAACATGAGGGCGACTTTCTGA